The DNA region AATCGCCTCCTTCGCCATCCCCAGCGCGGCCAGCTCGGCCTTCTTTTCCCCCAAAGCCTCAAGCTCTCCATAGAGCGGGATCGCCTCCCTTCCGGCCTTAGCCACCGGAAGGCGGACATCCTGGCCGCGTTCGATCCAATCGCTGAGCCGATCGTAAAAGGCGTCATCAAAAGCATGGTGCGCCGCCTTCGGCAAGAGCATCAGGTTGGAAGGGGCGTTGATCTCCTCGAGCGTTTTGCCCCCGGAAAAGGCCAAGGGAATCCTGTGGTGGAAGGCATGATCCCTTCCGGTCAGGTCTTTTGCCAATTTGCTAAGGTCCCTTAGCGCTCCGCCATCCCGCGCCGCCTTTTCCACCCAGGAGCGGAGCTGGGGATGGAGCTCGGCCAACCCCTCCTTGTGGGTTTCGAGAAACTCCCGCCAGAATTCCGGAGGCTGGTGGGCCTTTTTGAATTTCTCAAACTTTTTTCGCCACCCTTTCCTTTCTTTCGGATGCTGCCTTTGCAGCGTCTCCCACGTAAAGCCCGCCTCGAACTGATCCCGGAGCCTCCGGAGCTCTTCCCGCTCGATCATATGGCTACTCCTCCTCTCCCGCCCCGTCCTCGGAGGAAGGGAGCGGAACATCGTCGAAGAGATCCTTCACGAAAGAGTCGAAGTCGGGCGCGCTGACGGTCGCCATCCCCAGGTCGGCGTCGCTCGAGTCTAGCTCATGAAAGGTGGCGCTCGGCAGGTGGCAGACGTAGTAGATGCCCTCGGAGGCACCCCCGAAGCAGAAGAGCTCGTCTCGATAGGCGCGCGCTTCCTCTTCGTCAAAAAAATGAGACCGCCGAAAGCGTTCGATGTATGCAAAGAGATAGTCCTTTTCCCACTCGGGAATCCCGGCGTCCTCGATCGGAGCAAACACCAGATCGACATTGACGTTGAATCCGTTGATCCGGCGGAGGAAGTCCCGGTAGAACGGGGGAAGGGGATAGCCGTAGTCCCGCTCGCAGCGCCAGTCGGCTGCGGCGAGCGCCTCGGGGCGGGCCGGTGCCGGAGGCCAATCTGGTTCGTAACTGGACAACACGGCCTGAAGGAAGGGGAAGGTCCGGGGATCGAAGCGGGCGGGAGCCCGGGAGCGGAGCCGGCCCAGCCGCTTGACCAGCTCGACCGTAAGCCAGTCGTGGCGGAGGTGGGCCGCGTCGCCCTCCCGGGTTCGGAGCACGCCCCGGAGCAAGGCCCCCAGGTCGGGAAAGCTCGATAGGCTCTCCCGGGTATCCTTCCAGGGAAAGAGCGGGGACATCAGGTGAAAGGTCCCGGCTCGGGTATCGTAGACCAGCGGCTGAAAGTGAAACTCGCCGAAGACAAAGAGGTGGGAGCCGATGCGATAGGGCTCCTGCCGCCGTTTCCGGAAGCGGTGGTTTTGGAAAAAAAGGTTCTCTATATTGAGGAGTTCTTTCTTCCCCTCCTCTGGAACGGCATAAAAGGCGCCATAGCCAAACGAAAACCCGTTGGAAAGGGAGAGCAGCTCCCGGCAGAAGCCGGGAAGCGGAAAGCCGAGCTCCCGCTCGCACCAGGCTTCGGCCTTGGCGAGGGCCTCGGCGCTGATGGGTGGCGGGTAAACCTCCGGGTTGTTCCGGTATCCGGCGAAATCGAGCGCCTTTTCGATATGCTCGAGGAGCTCCGGGGTGAGTTCCTTCATGGGGTTGCCCTCCGCGGGAATGCCGCCGCACGATCTTACCGGCGCCGGAGCCGAAAGCAAGCCGCGCCCCTAGGATCGATGGCTACTCCTCCTCTCCCGCCCCGTCCTCGGAGGAAGGGAGCGGAACATTGCTGAAGAGATCCTTCACGAAAGAGTCGAAGTCGGGCGCGCTGACGGTCGCCATCCCCAGGTCGGCGTCGCTCGAGTCTAGTGTCCTGTATTGTAATTGGAATAACATACGGTCAGCAGGGCTTCCCATGCGCGGTAGATCTTTTCTAAGGTCTTCTGCGCATCCGCATGCCAGCGATAAGGCCGAGGATTCCCATTGCGTTCGCCGATCCAGCGGGTGATGTCTGCCACGAGAGCGGGAACGCTGCGAAAGCTTCCGCGA from Methylacidimicrobium sp. AP8 includes:
- a CDS encoding SMI1/KNR4 family protein; translated protein: MKELTPELLEHIEKALDFAGYRNNPEVYPPPISAEALAKAEAWCERELGFPLPGFCRELLSLSNGFSFGYGAFYAVPEEGKKELLNIENLFFQNHRFRKRRQEPYRIGSHLFVFGEFHFQPLVYDTRAGTFHLMSPLFPWKDTRESLSSFPDLGALLRGVLRTREGDAAHLRHDWLTVELVKRLGRLRSRAPARFDPRTFPFLQAVLSSYEPDWPPAPARPEALAAADWRCERDYGYPLPPFYRDFLRRINGFNVNVDLVFAPIEDAGIPEWEKDYLFAYIERFRRSHFFDEEEARAYRDELFCFGGASEGIYYVCHLPSATFHELDSSDADLGMATVSAPDFDSFVKDLFDDVPLPSSEDGAGEEE